The segment CTGGAAGAGTTGGTCGATATCGCGGAGTCGGCCAATGAAATGGAGTTGGCGATTCGGTACATGACCCAGTTAAAGGAAGTCGTTCCCAGTGAACGGAACGAATTCCGATTGCTGCAAATGCAGCTCAAAAATGGGGATATCGAACAGCTCGATCTAATCCTGACGCAGTTGACTGTCGGTAATCCTGATCTCGATGAGATTCATCAAATGATCGATTCGTTGATCGAGCGAAAGGATTTCAACGCAGCGTTGGAAGTGACTCGAAAAATGCGGCCCTCGCATAAGGCTGATTGGGAACTGCAATTGAAAGAAATTCTCCTGTTACTGGCACTCGACCAGACGGGAGAAGCTCAGGAATTGGTCAGCGACTTTGTTGAACTTGACTTGCCCGACATGGAATATTCTCAAGGGACAGCGAAGCAGATCGAACAGCGGAAGAAGACTTACCAGCAACGGGGGATTTCTGAAGAATTCCGGGACTACACTGTTTATCAGCGGCTCAATCGTTTGATGCAGCAGCCGAGTGCGATCGAGGCGTTGGTCCAAGCCTGGAAACAGAATCAGAATTCAAGTAATTATGCTTTGGGAATGTCGGTAATGTTTACTCGCTCATCCGGGGGCGTTTCACGACTGTTTGATAACAACTTTCAAACCTATGGCAACGCGAGGGTTCTGGCGATTCAATGGTTGGCTGCCGCCTATGATGCCGAAAAGCGTGACGAACTTCTCAGTAAGTTCGAGAAGAAATGGGAATCAGAACCGAATAATTTTCAGGCAATCTGGAACCGGCTCTGTCTGGTCACCCTTCAAGAAGACAATACGGCCGCGTTGAAGTTCGCCGCACAATACATTGATCGCCCGGAAATCGAGTTCGCTCAATTCTGCGTTTCCAAGCTCCATGAAATGTCGCCGATCATCAATAACAATCGCCGTATAAGCTATACAGCGTTAGGAAACACTTCCCAGATTCAGACTAGTGAAGTCTCTTTTAAGCCTGTCTTGACCGATGCACAGCTTGATCTTCTCGTTAAATCCTATGAACGACTGATGAAGGAACAAAAAGGGGCGAGTGTCCATTACCAGCAGCAGCTGATCGCTCAGCTGAAGAAACATGACCGGGAAGAGCAGGCTGATGAGATTTATCAGGAGATGTATGCCTCTGTAAACACTCCTCAGGAGATCCAGTCACTCCTGAGCATAGAGATTCAGAATCAGAAATATGATAAATCGCTCGAATTAATGGAGCGGTTGGTCGAAGGCTTAAAGCAGAATAAAAAAGATCAATCCTGGCAGCGGTATTACGACTCTCTCGGACAATTTTTTCCTCAACTTATGCTTACGCTGAAGACTGAAAAGAAGATGGATGAGTTCCATCAGCTCTTTGAAATTGCATTGGATCTTTATAGCGATTCTTCTGGTCAGCCAAATCAACAGGCTCACAATCCGTTTAGAATGCCTATTAGTCAAGTCGGTTCGATGAGCCAGACCCAGTCTGTTGCCGTGATGATTCAAATGAATCAATTTGAGCATCGGGAGATCAAATATCCCATTGCAAATGAGATACTTCCCTATGCCCCTATTCAAGCATTCTACAATTTCTTCTTTCAATGTAGTTCTGAACCAGAACAGGTCGAAAAACTGATCGCAACGGTTGAGAAGAAAATGGCTGCCGCTGCTCCGGAGCAGCAGGTGTACTATCGCCTGGTCGCCTCTTCTTTCCAGTGGTGGAACAATAAACCGGAAAGTGCACTGGACGAACTTCTGGCCGCGATAGAGCAAATGCCAGAAGTCAGCTACGAGATGCGTGAGCAGCTTGCTCAACTTTATATCAGCGAAAACGAATTCGAAACCGCTCTGCAATGGCTGGATAAAAGCGAGCCGGACAATATCAAGGACTTGCAGAAAAGAGAGCTCGCCGCACTGGATATCGCTATTTCAGGCGGAATCGAAGAACGCGCCCGGGTGGCAGCAGAACGCCTGAGTTCCATGCGTCTCGATTTTAATACCCAACTGGAACTGTCCAGAAAGATGAAGACATTGGGTATGGAGGAACTGGCGGCAGTGACATTGAAACGATCTCGCCAGCAGGCGGGTAGTAATTCGAACAATCTTTTTCAGTTGATGACTCGGTACCAGACTCATAATCCGGAAATCGCTTCTGAAATTGCCATGCAAATCCTGCAGAATACGACTTTGGGTAACCAGCGTAATTCCAATCAAGATGTCTACCGACAACAGGCGGTGCGGATTTTGCAATCGCAGAATCGTCTGGCTCCTCTCATTGAGGAAACAGAAGAGAAATTGAAAGCTTCTCCCAAGTCGATTGAGATTATGGAACATTTACAGGTTTATCTGGAAGCCTCTGGAAAACGGCAACGGTCGGCGGAGATTGAAGAACAGATATTGAAGCTTAAACCATTAACGAAAGAAGAACTGGTCGAGCGCGCCGAACGCGCGGCTAACGCCGGGCAATACAATCAGAGCATCAAACTATTCGAACAGGTATTCAAAGAATCACCGGAAATAATCGGTCACCGGTTTTACAGCATGGGACGAGCATTCCGTGAAGCGAACCAACTCCAAGAACTGGTTGATTTGTTAGAGGGAGTGGAACTCAAAAGCAAGATTCATTCTAACGATATCTCCAACTTGATGCAGCAATTTCGTCCTCGGAATAATACCGAAGGTGATGCCGCCGCAAAGCAGGCTGTGCGGCTCATAGCGATCTTCTGGGATTCACTTAAAAACGAACGTCTCACATTGTTGAACTCACTCGCAAGCATTCAGCAGAAGGAAGAGTTCTGGCAGAACAAACAATTGAAGAAGTACCTGCAAGAAGCGTTTCTGCCCAATGATGTCACGACGGTTCGGCAGAATACCAATTACGAGTTACAGCAAATCCACCTTCAAAATTATGATAAAGAGGGCAAAACGACTTCTTTATACAGTCATTTGCTCAACTCGTTCGAAGATAAAAAAGAGATGCTGGCGTTCCGTGACAAGGTGGCCGAAAAGGTTGGAGAAAATGACTTCTGGATTAACGGAAAGCTTGTACTTTGCCTGCTCGATGTCAAACTTGGTCGGACAGAGGATGCCAAAAAAGACCTGGATGAAATTAAAGAATCCAGCGTAAGCTTACCAGATCACATCAAGCGGTTTGTCGCTCAGGTGCTGGAGGAATCCCCAGAATTAAGAGACGATGCGATCTCCATTTACGAAGAACTCGTCGCCAATCCTACTGGAAACAACAATAGCGACTTCCGGTATCGACCCGAAAACCGCTTGCTGCATCTGTATCTGGAGAACGGTCAGAAATCGAAAGGGGTTCAGTTGCTGGTGAAAGAGCTGAATCGGCCAATGGATCACTCTTCCAATGCAGATTATCAAACCTCGCGTGAGATAAGTCGATTGCAGGAGATCGCCAATCAGTTTGAAGAGCTGGATATGAAGTTCGAGGCCTATGTCCTCAATCAACGTATGCTGATGAATACATCCAAGCTGGAGCGGGCGAGCCGCTATCTGGGTTCCACGTTTGTCAATCGTTTGCAGGAAAAACAAGCGAAATTGCTTTTGACAATGGAGAGCGAACAAGTACAAAAATCGCTTGAAAGTGACTATATTTTGGCGCTCGCTGGTCAGAGAAAGTCAGACTTTCCCTTTCTCGTGGAACAGATTCTGGCTACCAATCTCGATGAGTCCGGTGATATGGAACTCAGCAATCCTTTTCTGGATCAGCTGACGGAGTCTTTGGATCCGAAGTCAGATTCAAAATCGATGAACATCCAGGGGATAAAGGAAAAAGCAACTCGAAAAGACCGCATTGCCGCCACACGGAAAGTTCTGGAGATCTTCAATGAATATTTGAAGACAAATGAACTAGAGCAGCCCGAAGAACCGACCTGGTTACTCGCCCGGTTGCTGTTGCAGACGCTCGATCCGAAATTCTCGGTTAAAACTGCCGATCTTGAGATTCTTCAAAACTACCTCGCCGCGATCTCCGTTTCGGACAAGAAACCGGGATTGGAAAATACGTCGGATGAAAATATAGAATCGAAGAAAAGCGACGAAGAGACTGTATCGGAAAGATCGATCAATCTGAGAACTGACCAGAAAAAGCAAGTCATATTCTCCTGTTGGGTTTTGGCGGAAGCACTCTGGAAAGACGAGACCTCTTTGGAGCAGGGGGATGCCCTGTCCGAGTCGGCGCTGAATAATATTCGCAAGATGATATCACTCTCCGGTGAGAACAGTATAAGCGAAACTGATCGCGAGGCATGGTTGATGAGCCTCCTTCGATCCCGTGGGGCCGAATACCTTCGTCGTGGAAATAAGGAAGCGGCGGAAAAAGATTGGCGTGAAGTTCTCGATCTGCTGATATCCGCTTCAATGAAACTCAGAAGCAACGTTCTGGAAGTGCTAATCAATCCAAGGTCAGCTATTCCCACTGTCGCCTCTTCGCCGAAACTGATTGCTAAATCACAATCGATTCAGATCGGCAGTCAGAATAAAACAGAGAAAGAGGAGAAGGCAGAAGGGAAATCCGAGAAGAAAAATACTCCAAAACCATTAGAGTATGATCGTTTTGAAAAAGTGTTCTCTTTGGCGTTACTGATGGCGCGGGAAGGCATGCCCGAGCTTTCGTTGGAAGCCGTGGGCAAAGCAATCGATAATGGGATTCCCCTGTATAAGGGAGATGCAATCGTCTACTACGGAAATACAAATTGGAGCAGGATTGAACGGCTAACTTTGATGACCGAAGGAGTTCTGTACGACAAGCTTGTCGAATTGGAAGGACTCTGGCGAGAACAGGGTGTTCCGTTGGCGGATATTTATCGACTGTATCTCAGCATCATCTTTCCTGCTTCAGAACCTGAGGAAATGTATGTTTGCCATCAACTTCCGATACAGTTGCCCAGTTCCAATACGGCCATGTCGGGCAAGAACCCGCACTTGGTCTTTCCTTCATTCCAATACGATAATGAGGATTCCAATAACCAGGAGAAGTCGGGATCCGCACAAGATGCTCACGCTGAAGTATCCCATGACGCAGAAACTCATACTGGAAATGGTTGGTCGAAAGTCCATGGAAAAGAATATGACGCTCGCAGCCTGATGCAACGAACGCTGTTGTTGTCCGTAGAAATGGATAGTACAGAACAATTTAAGGAAGTTCTCAACGAGAAACTATCGGTCGAATCTCAGGAGCTAGCTATACGGACAATCTTGCTTGAGTTAGCGACTGTACAGGACCAGTTTGAGCAGGTGGGTCAACAGCTCGATCTGATTACGCCTCTTCTGGAAGAGAAGCTTTCGACTAAAGACGTTCGCAAACTTTGTTCGGTTCTCGTTCCCTTGATTCAAGCATCGAAAGAAGTTGACAAGGTCATTCCCATTTATGAAGCGGCGATTGACAGTCTGGAAACACAACATTCTCCCGAACCGGCTTCCAGTGCGTTAGAGATTCTGGGCAACTATTACATTGAGCAAAATGAGCTACCTAAGCTGCTTGAGGCCTTCAGTAAACTGATGAAGCATCAGCAAAACGTCCGGCAGGGGACGGTGAACTCCCAGTTCGGAATCCAGACTTATTCTCTCAGTTCCGGGGTGGCGCGGATGTTTGCCACCATCTTAAAGCACACCGACATCGACACCAGCATGGAATACCTGGCTGTTCTGTACGATGCCGGGAATGGTCGCGTGTCGGGCCTGCGGGAAACATTAACGCGTCTGTATTATAAGTTGAAGCAGCTTTCACCTGAGGAACGTTACCCGCTTCTTCACGACTGGGTGTTTGTCGACGGGAAACCGAACGCCGATCTTCGACACTTTTCAGAATTTATGCCAGCCGATTTCCCGCCCGGGCGATTCATGAAAGTGACCACCGATGATTCTGATCACGAGATCACGGTGACTCACAACACGTCTAATGTGTTTGATACGACGCAGTTACTTTGGGAGTCGGCCCTGGAAATTGGAAAAGACCAGGAATTGCTGGCTGAGTTTCAGGCGCTGAGTAATAACCATCGCGAGATCAACTTTCAAAACTATCTTCTCGGTCTCTACCAGAATCCACAAAGTAAGCAAGTCTATTTTGAGACTTTGCGAACAGAGATGCAGGAGCAACTGCTTAATCAACGTAACCTGTTGACTCCCGAAATGATGGCGATTGCCATGGATGCTCTGGTTCAATCCGAACTGCATGAAGAGGCCAAAGAATTGATCGACGTATTTCGCGTCGCCAGCAGCCGACCCAGCGCAGCAAACCGTGAAAACCTGGTGCGCTCCAACGCGTTTCAATGGGAACATGCGAAACTGAAGCAACCTGCTTACCAGCATTCCACCGAAACGGCATTGCCCTATTGGGTATCGACGACTCAATTTCATTTTGCCCCCAGTTTGGAAGGGGCCTTTGACGCTGCGTTCTATGGCCAGAATGAATACATCAAACACGAAGCGAGTTCTGGTGACAGCTTCATCTTCTTCAAATATCCACTGACAGGCGATTTCGAATTCTCTATGGAGACGTTGAATGATCGTTGGTCGGAAGGACACTTCGCTTATGGCGGATTGACCTATCAACTCGAACTCGGAAGCTCGGGTGAGATTTGGGGGATGGGACGTCAAGGAGGAGCTATCCTGAGCACGAATACGTTGGAGCGTGCTGTCTTCAACGAATTCAAACTGAAAGTCACGGCGGATAACGTCAAGATGTTTATGAATGACGAAGAGTTTTCGAACGAAGATCATCCGTCTCAGACCAGTCCGTGGATTGGTCTGTTCAGCGAAGATGCTGTCCGCAGTTATTTTCGGAATCTGAAACTGACGGGAGATATCACCATACCTGATCAGGTCGACCTGGTCGGGCCGTCCGGAATGCGGGGATGGGTTGGATCCTGGTTACAGGAAGAAGTCGAAAACGTAGTTCCCGACTATCCCGATGCCCGCGAATCGAATCGTTTGATTCCGGATGAAATCTGGGTAAATCAAAATGGCGTTCTTACTGGAAAACAGAGTTCGACGAAGATCTCTCATGCGACGATGCAAAGTTATCTCTACTACCACCGCCCGTTGCTTGATAAAGATGTTGTTACGTATGAATTCTTCTACGAGAAAGGGAAGATTGACGCTCATCCCGCCCTGGGGCGAATGGCATTTCTGATAGAACCCGATGAAGTTCGTCTCCATTGGATCATTCAGGAAAACGAGACACATTGGTCTGGTCTGGAATACGACAACAGTGCCGCCCTGAAAGAAGGGGAACAACTGACGGACAAGATTCCTCTCAAAGAGGGCGAATGGAATCAGCTTCGATTTGAATTGAACGAGGGGAAAATTCGTCTCACTTTGAACCACGAGCCCATCGTCGAAATCGTGAATGAACAAGAGGGCATTCCGCATTTCGGTTTCTTCCATTACAAGAATCTGACCGAACTGAAGGCGAGAAACATCGTGCTGACCGGTGATTGGCCCGAGTCGCTGACGGCGGAAGAAGTTCTGAAGATGATGACCACCTATGGATCGAAACTCGCTTCTCCCGACGATGCGGCTCAGCAGGCAACTCCTGTGGCTTCGCTGATTCCAGAGGAGATTATCTTTGATCACGTTGAAGATATTCTGAACCAGTCGCGGCAACGAGATCCGGAGGCAGCTTATCTGTTCCTTAAGAAGTGGGTCGTTCCCAATGTCGAGCATGACACCTTCCGACTTTATCCAGCAGTGGTAGGAATGAAGAGGGGCAAAGAAACGTCCAGCACGGAAGAGGTAAACTCAGTTCGCTATCTGGACGCTCCTGTATTTGATTTGATCGAGCAGGCGGAGCTTACAGGCAAACTGAACGAACTGATTAACGAAGCGAACTCGTTGACGATGGAAACCCCCAATCAGAAAATCAGCCAAACCGGTTTTCTGATTCTGTCAGAACTTTCCCGAGACAATGCCGAAGCGATCGATAAGCTGTTACCACAGTTTCTAACTGAACTTGACGCTCTGACAGATCCGGAGTTCTTCTGGAATCAGTGGCCCGGAGTGGTCGTTTATAAAGCCCTGAAAGAGCAGGGGACTTATGCTCCCGAGTTAGAACAACTTGCCAAAGCGATCGAAGCCGTCGGTTCTCCCAGCGGTCATAACGAATTCTCTGTCATGCGCGACCCGGTTCGCTGGAACGAAGCGTGGGACCATGTCACAAGCGAAGATGCTTCGGCAGAAGAAACGTCTGCAGAAGAAGCGGAAGCCGTCTCAGAACAAAAATAGCTCCCTGGCGGATTATCGCGATTAACCCAACGTCGCCACTTCCGTCTGCACCGGGCCGCCGGTGACATGAACGTTGTTATCGTGGTCGATATAGACATTCACCTCGCTGCGAATCCCGAACTCGGGGAGATAGATCCCGGGTTCGATGGAGAAGCAGGTGCCGGGTAGGAGGTGCCGTTCTTCGTGGGTTTCCAGGTCGTCCATGTTAGCCCCATTGCCGTGGGTTTCTTGGCCAATGCTATGGCCCGTGCGGTGAATGAAGTACTCACCGTAACCGGCCTCGTTGATGACGTCGCGTGTCCAGCGGTCGACCTGCCAGCCCTGAACCGGTTTGCCCGCTTTGCAGTGAGCTTTGATCTCGCTAATCGCCTTGTCTCGCGCTGCGGCGACAATTTTGAAAACATCATTGTACTGCTGCGGAGCTGTCGGACCGACATAGGCGACGCGGGTCAGGTCGCTGTAGACTCCTTTGGGTTTATCCATCTTGGCCCACAGGTCGAGTAACACGAACGAGTCTTTTCCGATCAGTGTTTGCGTTCCCTGTCCTGTTTCGTAATGCGGGTTCCCGCTGTTTTCATTGACGGCGACGATCGGAGGGTGATAGGTCGTCATGCCATTCTTCGCGAAGTGATCCATAATCAGATCGCTGACTTCCTGTTCCTCCACATGTTCGCCACTCTTCGCCACACTGTGAATGAAGTCCCACGCCAGATCGAAAGCTGCTGTTGTGTGTTTCTCCGCCTCCAGGTGGAGTTGCCACTCCTCTTCGCTCCAACTCGCTTCAAACATCTGGATCAGGTCGCCTGAAGAGATGACATCCAGAACGTACCGGCGTATGAGCTCAATCGTCCCGGCATCCACGCGTGCGACATAGGGATTAGATGCCAGTGGAGCGTATTCCATGGCGACCTGATCGACATTGCTGAGGATGGCTTCCAAGTGCTGTTCCAGTTCTTGCCAGGCGAGGTAGACTTTTTTGTCGCCGGGTAAATGATCGAGCACGCCCGATTCAATCCGATGGACCAGTTTGATCGGTTCGCCAGTTTGCGGAATGAAGTAGAAAAACCGTC is part of the Polystyrenella longa genome and harbors:
- a CDS encoding DUF1583 domain-containing protein, with translation MPVLNRLIRVTPLRFSCSQLTAIVFSTALFLSLTSCGVPARSFLIAEEPPVEELSEEEQRQNLIMERYLSILERNPQQGTAFSRIYSMYVEQGRLDEFVESYQDKVEQNPEDGAAWKVLGLIESQRGQEAEASKAYEKAEELRPEDASASYYLGQSLLLQGQQAAAVEAFERAIKRNPPANELLEVYQSLGKVYQRMQETEKALEVWKRLDEEFPNSQRVQEQIAITLVEESEFEEALKRYQQMEKETTDDYRKVTYGIKVAEMQLKLAQREEALAQFETLMNNLNPSSWLYRQVRDRIENIFLRNSDQAGLAAYYEQWLEKNPRDIDAMARLSQVHFQQDREEDSEKMLRKAIELAPSDTDLRNRLISQLIQSRENEAAIAEYKKLNEIEPNNPETIRDWGFLIVLDRSQKKAERQAAATAVWEQILKERSDDPVIVSQVADWHREAEMEDKAIALYKKAIELAPENVQYREYLGEYYHQLERKEEALATWKELVAGENRTTRNLIRLAEVLRGFGYQEEGLAYMEEACQDDVEYADRLNYSRMLMEDEQAEPALAQLDLALPLAENDEERHNILRERIRVFQVAETLVEKRTQLQKELEDEANQTSEKWTRLALYYEAEGNADESYNAVREALKYDDLKLPTLVSAARIAETVGDLGGAVTIQERMLTLDRKSRPDYLRQLSQLELQLGHPEKAIDYAQQLIAASPGSVEGYLFYANLCFELGREDEGFKTLRKAVRLNPNDQETLFALAGALSRHYRSEDAIELYWNAFDKADDLDTQIQVMGQLTSLYQRMGKFEELVERVKSKQQSQEGQREINMVLAFAYKSVNDFQNAREILEGLLEAETPDPRILEELVDIAESANEMELAIRYMTQLKEVVPSERNEFRLLQMQLKNGDIEQLDLILTQLTVGNPDLDEIHQMIDSLIERKDFNAALEVTRKMRPSHKADWELQLKEILLLLALDQTGEAQELVSDFVELDLPDMEYSQGTAKQIEQRKKTYQQRGISEEFRDYTVYQRLNRLMQQPSAIEALVQAWKQNQNSSNYALGMSVMFTRSSGGVSRLFDNNFQTYGNARVLAIQWLAAAYDAEKRDELLSKFEKKWESEPNNFQAIWNRLCLVTLQEDNTAALKFAAQYIDRPEIEFAQFCVSKLHEMSPIINNNRRISYTALGNTSQIQTSEVSFKPVLTDAQLDLLVKSYERLMKEQKGASVHYQQQLIAQLKKHDREEQADEIYQEMYASVNTPQEIQSLLSIEIQNQKYDKSLELMERLVEGLKQNKKDQSWQRYYDSLGQFFPQLMLTLKTEKKMDEFHQLFEIALDLYSDSSGQPNQQAHNPFRMPISQVGSMSQTQSVAVMIQMNQFEHREIKYPIANEILPYAPIQAFYNFFFQCSSEPEQVEKLIATVEKKMAAAAPEQQVYYRLVASSFQWWNNKPESALDELLAAIEQMPEVSYEMREQLAQLYISENEFETALQWLDKSEPDNIKDLQKRELAALDIAISGGIEERARVAAERLSSMRLDFNTQLELSRKMKTLGMEELAAVTLKRSRQQAGSNSNNLFQLMTRYQTHNPEIASEIAMQILQNTTLGNQRNSNQDVYRQQAVRILQSQNRLAPLIEETEEKLKASPKSIEIMEHLQVYLEASGKRQRSAEIEEQILKLKPLTKEELVERAERAANAGQYNQSIKLFEQVFKESPEIIGHRFYSMGRAFREANQLQELVDLLEGVELKSKIHSNDISNLMQQFRPRNNTEGDAAAKQAVRLIAIFWDSLKNERLTLLNSLASIQQKEEFWQNKQLKKYLQEAFLPNDVTTVRQNTNYELQQIHLQNYDKEGKTTSLYSHLLNSFEDKKEMLAFRDKVAEKVGENDFWINGKLVLCLLDVKLGRTEDAKKDLDEIKESSVSLPDHIKRFVAQVLEESPELRDDAISIYEELVANPTGNNNSDFRYRPENRLLHLYLENGQKSKGVQLLVKELNRPMDHSSNADYQTSREISRLQEIANQFEELDMKFEAYVLNQRMLMNTSKLERASRYLGSTFVNRLQEKQAKLLLTMESEQVQKSLESDYILALAGQRKSDFPFLVEQILATNLDESGDMELSNPFLDQLTESLDPKSDSKSMNIQGIKEKATRKDRIAATRKVLEIFNEYLKTNELEQPEEPTWLLARLLLQTLDPKFSVKTADLEILQNYLAAISVSDKKPGLENTSDENIESKKSDEETVSERSINLRTDQKKQVIFSCWVLAEALWKDETSLEQGDALSESALNNIRKMISLSGENSISETDREAWLMSLLRSRGAEYLRRGNKEAAEKDWREVLDLLISASMKLRSNVLEVLINPRSAIPTVASSPKLIAKSQSIQIGSQNKTEKEEKAEGKSEKKNTPKPLEYDRFEKVFSLALLMAREGMPELSLEAVGKAIDNGIPLYKGDAIVYYGNTNWSRIERLTLMTEGVLYDKLVELEGLWREQGVPLADIYRLYLSIIFPASEPEEMYVCHQLPIQLPSSNTAMSGKNPHLVFPSFQYDNEDSNNQEKSGSAQDAHAEVSHDAETHTGNGWSKVHGKEYDARSLMQRTLLLSVEMDSTEQFKEVLNEKLSVESQELAIRTILLELATVQDQFEQVGQQLDLITPLLEEKLSTKDVRKLCSVLVPLIQASKEVDKVIPIYEAAIDSLETQHSPEPASSALEILGNYYIEQNELPKLLEAFSKLMKHQQNVRQGTVNSQFGIQTYSLSSGVARMFATILKHTDIDTSMEYLAVLYDAGNGRVSGLRETLTRLYYKLKQLSPEERYPLLHDWVFVDGKPNADLRHFSEFMPADFPPGRFMKVTTDDSDHEITVTHNTSNVFDTTQLLWESALEIGKDQELLAEFQALSNNHREINFQNYLLGLYQNPQSKQVYFETLRTEMQEQLLNQRNLLTPEMMAIAMDALVQSELHEEAKELIDVFRVASSRPSAANRENLVRSNAFQWEHAKLKQPAYQHSTETALPYWVSTTQFHFAPSLEGAFDAAFYGQNEYIKHEASSGDSFIFFKYPLTGDFEFSMETLNDRWSEGHFAYGGLTYQLELGSSGEIWGMGRQGGAILSTNTLERAVFNEFKLKVTADNVKMFMNDEEFSNEDHPSQTSPWIGLFSEDAVRSYFRNLKLTGDITIPDQVDLVGPSGMRGWVGSWLQEEVENVVPDYPDARESNRLIPDEIWVNQNGVLTGKQSSTKISHATMQSYLYYHRPLLDKDVVTYEFFYEKGKIDAHPALGRMAFLIEPDEVRLHWIIQENETHWSGLEYDNSAALKEGEQLTDKIPLKEGEWNQLRFELNEGKIRLTLNHEPIVEIVNEQEGIPHFGFFHYKNLTELKARNIVLTGDWPESLTAEEVLKMMTTYGSKLASPDDAAQQATPVASLIPEEIIFDHVEDILNQSRQRDPEAAYLFLKKWVVPNVEHDTFRLYPAVVGMKRGKETSSTEEVNSVRYLDAPVFDLIEQAELTGKLNELINEANSLTMETPNQKISQTGFLILSELSRDNAEAIDKLLPQFLTELDALTDPEFFWNQWPGVVVYKALKEQGTYAPELEQLAKAIEAVGSPSGHNEFSVMRDPVRWNEAWDHVTSEDASAEETSAEEAEAVSEQK
- a CDS encoding M24 family metallopeptidase: MFDLQQIQQALADQNVSGWLLYDFRGSNVLARRVLGLSEKEVSSRRFFYFIPQTGEPIKLVHRIESGVLDHLPGDKKVYLAWQELEQHLEAILSNVDQVAMEYAPLASNPYVARVDAGTIELIRRYVLDVISSGDLIQMFEASWSEEEWQLHLEAEKHTTAAFDLAWDFIHSVAKSGEHVEEQEVSDLIMDHFAKNGMTTYHPPIVAVNENSGNPHYETGQGTQTLIGKDSFVLLDLWAKMDKPKGVYSDLTRVAYVGPTAPQQYNDVFKIVAAARDKAISEIKAHCKAGKPVQGWQVDRWTRDVINEAGYGEYFIHRTGHSIGQETHGNGANMDDLETHEERHLLPGTCFSIEPGIYLPEFGIRSEVNVYIDHDNNVHVTGGPVQTEVATLG